A genomic stretch from Chitinophaga lutea includes:
- a CDS encoding anhydro-N-acetylmuramic acid kinase yields MNRNIARLYEIANAPRRTVIGLMSGTSVDGLDVALCRFSGTGTDTKVELLAFETAPYDEDYRNEIASIFSRRDADLEKVCLLNGWIAHRHAAIINACLKKWNIPASEVDLIASHGQTIFHAPRSLHGQEKFSNATLQLGDGDHMAVATGIITLSDFRQKHVAAGGEGAPLAAYGDFLIFSRKGENRIMLNIGGIANFTYLPGTLNADEVFSTDTGSGNTLMDAYTRQHFPGKYFDENAAIAAKGQVNGALLAALKDHPFFAQPFPKTTGPELFNLAYLQAARVKSGTTALSREDVMATLNRFSAETIAEAIKTVTDEGRGFHFYVSGGGMHNPLLIKNISELLPDCTFKSTAELHINPDAKEAVLFAVLANEAVCGGATSFGEGRNGIPNVSMGKISFPS; encoded by the coding sequence ATGAACCGGAATATTGCACGCTTATATGAAATCGCCAACGCTCCCCGGCGCACGGTGATAGGATTGATGTCCGGTACCTCCGTAGACGGGCTCGATGTGGCGCTCTGCCGGTTCTCCGGCACCGGTACGGATACGAAAGTGGAACTGCTGGCTTTTGAAACGGCCCCGTACGACGAGGACTACCGGAATGAGATCGCCAGCATCTTCTCCCGCAGGGATGCGGACCTTGAAAAAGTCTGCCTGCTCAACGGGTGGATCGCCCACAGGCATGCCGCGATCATCAATGCCTGCCTGAAGAAGTGGAATATTCCGGCTAGTGAGGTGGACCTGATCGCCAGCCATGGGCAGACGATTTTTCATGCTCCCCGGTCGCTGCACGGGCAGGAGAAATTCAGCAATGCCACGTTGCAGCTGGGAGACGGCGATCATATGGCGGTGGCAACGGGTATCATCACCCTGAGCGATTTCAGGCAGAAACACGTGGCGGCGGGCGGAGAAGGCGCGCCGCTGGCGGCGTATGGCGACTTCCTCATTTTTTCCCGGAAAGGAGAGAACCGTATCATGCTGAACATCGGCGGCATCGCCAATTTCACCTACCTGCCGGGTACGCTCAATGCGGATGAGGTATTCAGTACGGACACCGGCTCCGGCAACACGCTGATGGACGCGTATACCCGCCAACATTTCCCGGGTAAATATTTTGATGAAAACGCGGCCATTGCGGCCAAAGGCCAGGTGAACGGCGCGTTGCTTGCAGCATTAAAAGATCATCCCTTTTTTGCACAGCCCTTCCCCAAAACAACCGGCCCGGAGCTTTTCAACCTGGCTTACCTGCAGGCTGCCCGGGTTAAATCCGGCACCACCGCACTCAGCCGTGAAGACGTGATGGCCACCTTGAACCGCTTTTCCGCGGAAACGATCGCCGAAGCGATCAAAACGGTGACGGATGAAGGCCGCGGTTTCCACTTCTACGTCAGCGGGGGCGGTATGCACAATCCGCTGCTGATCAAAAACATCTCGGAACTGCTGCCAGACTGTACATTCAAAAGCACCGCGGAGCTGCACATCAACCCGGACGCCAAAGAAGCGGTGCTGTTCGCGGTGCTGGCCAATGAAGCCGTCTGTGGCGGCGCAACCAGCTTCGGCGAAGGCAGGAACGGCATTCCCAACGTATCGATGGGGAAAATCAGTTTCCCGTCCTGA
- a CDS encoding tyrosine-type recombinase/integrase, translated as MSLSISISLDTRRAKKTGKFPVKLLAIFNRKPRRYQTVYDLSEDEFKALSARQKSECLKKMQEILKQLQRNAEEAAAGLQPFTFEGFEKAFILNNPSFHQRKAIKEVAELDNHPFNQVMYDNRFPIFRLPKPESDTILAVFLYYISKLLNEHRIRTAVHYQTTYNILARFSGNVRFVDINVSYLKRFEAWMLEHGYSKTTVGIYTRCLRATFNEAIFQGIIKRENCYPFGRRLYQPPSSRNIKKALTLEDVSKIYYYQPENERERKAKDFWLFSYLANGINPTDIMHLRYKNIDGDYLVFERAKTVNSTRLDPRPITVFISEDMQRIIDYWGNKDKSQENYIFPWMEHNVTPLRQVELCELFVQAINDWMAKIRKKLGIEKKVTTYVARHTFSTILKRSGVSTEFIQESLGHTSMKTTESYLDSFEKSVKKEYSQRLVAFKEGMER; from the coding sequence ATGTCATTGAGTATTTCGATTAGCCTGGACACCCGCCGGGCTAAAAAAACGGGGAAGTTTCCGGTGAAGCTGCTGGCAATTTTTAATCGCAAACCTCGCCGCTATCAAACGGTTTACGACTTGAGCGAGGACGAATTCAAGGCTTTGTCGGCTAGGCAAAAATCAGAGTGCCTGAAAAAGATGCAAGAAATCCTCAAGCAATTGCAACGTAATGCCGAAGAAGCTGCGGCAGGATTGCAACCATTCACGTTCGAAGGTTTCGAGAAAGCTTTCATCCTAAACAATCCTTCTTTTCACCAGCGGAAGGCGATCAAAGAAGTAGCTGAACTCGATAACCACCCTTTCAACCAGGTGATGTATGATAACCGCTTCCCTATTTTCCGGTTGCCTAAGCCCGAGTCCGACACGATCTTGGCGGTGTTCCTATATTATATCAGCAAACTTTTGAACGAGCACCGTATCCGGACGGCTGTCCATTACCAGACTACGTACAATATACTCGCCCGCTTCAGCGGTAATGTTCGGTTCGTTGATATTAATGTCAGCTATCTGAAGCGTTTCGAGGCCTGGATGCTGGAGCATGGGTATTCTAAGACCACCGTCGGTATCTACACCCGTTGCCTGCGTGCCACCTTTAATGAGGCCATTTTCCAGGGAATCATTAAGCGGGAGAACTGTTATCCTTTTGGCCGGAGGCTTTATCAACCGCCATCTTCCCGGAATATCAAAAAAGCGTTGACGCTGGAGGATGTGAGTAAGATATATTATTATCAGCCGGAAAATGAGCGCGAACGGAAGGCGAAGGACTTTTGGTTGTTTTCTTATCTGGCGAATGGAATCAATCCTACTGATATCATGCATCTTAGATACAAGAATATCGACGGTGATTATCTCGTTTTTGAACGGGCCAAGACAGTAAACTCTACAAGACTTGATCCCCGCCCTATCACGGTCTTTATCTCGGAGGACATGCAGCGGATTATTGACTATTGGGGGAATAAAGACAAGAGCCAGGAGAATTACATTTTCCCCTGGATGGAGCATAATGTTACGCCTTTGCGGCAAGTAGAGTTGTGCGAATTGTTTGTCCAGGCGATTAATGACTGGATGGCGAAGATCCGGAAGAAGCTGGGTATCGAGAAAAAAGTGACGACCTACGTGGCCAGGCATACGTTCTCGACGATCCTCAAGCGGTCGGGCGTAAGTACGGAGTTTATCCAGGAATCTTTGGGACATACCAGCATGAAGACAACGGAGAGCTATCTGGATAGTTTCGAGAAGTCGGTGAAGAAGGAGTATTCGCAGCGTTTGGTGGCTTTTAAGGAAGGTATGGAAAGATGA
- a CDS encoding OmpA family protein, whose product MKWSKLTFLSKALITLAVAGAIGAGVYFLSPGLRVDESKSLSKLDVSDKDVNNVTTSAELPLPEETASSDVASKPLVRIAAYAWNAQSGIIVANGGAKTTKGSQMERNGVNLEIIRQDWLSELRNLQMKFIEEFDRGNANPKEGVAGIMIMGDGVPFYVSSVQQALNDKYGEGKYHVQAMGAVGLSYGEDKLIGPPSWKMNPPSMKGALISAVIGDGDWVTAVNYAAANGLKINPDPTTYDEDAVNFLASANDDYMESAKELIKSQTAGWTVPLKEVKNGKLTGKTINKKVDGCATWTPGDKTVFDALSGFTDIVSTKEFNNQMATTVLFVKEWADKNKETVSNIFKSAFIASNQMKQYDTWRRRASEAVAKSFGMETPQYWYDMFKGQKGEKNGISYNMGGSRVFNFADANQYYGVTDGVNRYKAVYDQVSRYLKDLNPAGFNQNVKRIVPYEEAVNLSFIKAIQNIDAGAAYATDYSKKATQVVASGEWRINFDVGRASIRPEGKDILEQIYNLLVQAEDSKLELVGHTDNTGNQEGNYSLSTARAEAVKSYLIQKGIPADRFQKVDGKGQDEPVADNTTPAGKAQNRRVVIAILK is encoded by the coding sequence ATGAAGTGGTCTAAATTAACCTTTTTGTCGAAAGCCCTCATCACCCTGGCAGTAGCCGGCGCTATCGGCGCGGGCGTTTATTTCCTGTCTCCGGGCCTGCGGGTCGACGAGTCGAAGAGCCTCAGCAAACTGGATGTAAGCGATAAAGACGTAAACAACGTTACCACCTCCGCGGAATTACCCCTGCCGGAGGAAACGGCTTCCAGCGACGTAGCGTCCAAACCGCTGGTGCGGATCGCGGCTTACGCCTGGAACGCCCAGTCGGGCATCATCGTGGCCAACGGCGGCGCCAAAACCACCAAAGGCTCACAGATGGAGAGAAACGGCGTGAACCTGGAGATCATCCGCCAGGACTGGCTCTCCGAGCTGCGCAACCTGCAGATGAAATTCATCGAGGAGTTCGACCGCGGCAACGCCAACCCCAAAGAAGGCGTGGCGGGCATCATGATCATGGGCGACGGCGTTCCCTTTTATGTGAGCTCCGTACAGCAGGCGCTGAACGATAAATACGGCGAAGGCAAATACCACGTGCAGGCCATGGGCGCCGTGGGCCTGAGCTATGGCGAAGACAAACTGATCGGGCCCCCGAGCTGGAAAATGAACCCGCCCTCCATGAAAGGCGCGCTCATTTCCGCGGTGATCGGCGACGGCGACTGGGTAACGGCGGTGAACTACGCTGCCGCGAACGGCCTCAAGATCAACCCCGATCCCACCACTTACGACGAAGACGCGGTGAACTTCCTCGCGTCCGCGAACGACGACTATATGGAGTCTGCCAAAGAACTGATCAAATCACAGACGGCAGGCTGGACCGTTCCGCTGAAAGAAGTGAAAAACGGCAAGCTCACCGGTAAAACCATCAACAAAAAAGTAGACGGCTGCGCCACCTGGACGCCCGGCGACAAAACCGTGTTCGACGCCCTCTCCGGTTTCACCGACATCGTGTCTACCAAGGAATTCAACAACCAGATGGCTACCACCGTGCTGTTTGTGAAAGAATGGGCCGACAAGAACAAGGAAACCGTGAGCAACATCTTCAAATCCGCGTTCATCGCCTCCAACCAGATGAAACAGTACGATACCTGGCGCAGAAGAGCTTCCGAGGCCGTGGCCAAGAGCTTCGGCATGGAAACTCCGCAATACTGGTACGATATGTTCAAAGGCCAGAAAGGCGAAAAGAACGGTATCTCCTATAACATGGGCGGTTCCAGGGTGTTCAACTTCGCGGACGCCAACCAGTATTACGGCGTAACCGACGGTGTGAACCGTTACAAGGCGGTGTACGACCAGGTATCCCGTTACCTGAAAGACCTCAACCCCGCCGGCTTCAACCAGAACGTAAAACGCATCGTGCCTTACGAGGAAGCGGTGAACCTGTCGTTCATCAAAGCCATCCAGAATATCGACGCCGGTGCGGCATACGCTACCGACTATTCGAAGAAAGCCACCCAGGTGGTAGCGTCCGGCGAATGGCGCATCAACTTCGACGTGGGCCGCGCGTCTATCCGTCCAGAAGGGAAAGACATCCTCGAGCAGATCTACAACCTGCTGGTGCAGGCGGAAGATTCCAAACTGGAACTCGTAGGCCATACCGATAACACCGGTAACCAGGAAGGCAACTATTCCCTGTCTACCGCCCGTGCCGAAGCCGTGAAAAGCTACCTGATCCAGAAAGGCATCCCTGCCGACCGTTTCCAGAAAGTGGACGGTAAGGGCCAGGACGAGCCGGTGGCCGACAACACCACTCCCGCCGGTAAAGCACAGAACAGGCGCGTGGTGATCGCTATCCTTAAATAA
- a CDS encoding ABC transporter permease: MNIKNWFRPFETVTRSQAMMITGIWILLVAVFWIISSSGTKHLFPTPGQVWEGFAALYKEGLVVHIASSLALCFQAAVLSIILSLIIVYLSPLPAIRPLAVVLSKVRYLPLTGITFYLAILVSNARTMQVSVLFIFMSLYFITSMLAVLKDIPEEEIDHARSLKCTRWEVLLEVVIKGRMDYVLDALRQNLAIIWMMLVTVESILVAAGGLGVLIKNSDKFMNHGRIVALQLVILAVGLLLDWAINATRKALFRYSTF, encoded by the coding sequence ATGAATATTAAGAATTGGTTCCGGCCATTTGAAACGGTTACCCGCAGCCAGGCGATGATGATCACCGGCATTTGGATACTGCTCGTGGCCGTTTTCTGGATAATTTCTTCAAGCGGCACCAAACACCTGTTCCCGACGCCGGGCCAGGTATGGGAGGGTTTTGCCGCGCTGTATAAGGAAGGGCTGGTGGTGCACATCGCCAGCTCCCTGGCGCTTTGTTTCCAGGCCGCCGTGCTGTCCATCATCCTGTCGCTCATCATCGTGTACCTCTCGCCGTTGCCTGCCATCAGGCCGCTGGCGGTGGTACTCAGCAAGGTCAGGTACCTGCCCCTCACCGGCATCACCTTTTACCTGGCGATACTGGTGAGCAACGCGCGCACCATGCAGGTCAGCGTGCTGTTCATTTTCATGAGCCTGTATTTTATCACTTCCATGCTGGCGGTATTGAAAGATATCCCGGAAGAAGAAATAGATCACGCCCGTTCGCTGAAATGCACCCGCTGGGAAGTATTGCTCGAAGTGGTGATCAAAGGCCGGATGGACTACGTGCTGGACGCCCTGCGGCAGAACCTCGCCATCATCTGGATGATGCTTGTGACGGTGGAATCCATCCTGGTAGCCGCCGGTGGTTTGGGCGTGCTGATCAAGAACAGCGACAAGTTCATGAACCACGGGCGCATCGTGGCGCTGCAGCTGGTCATCCTCGCGGTGGGCCTGCTGCTCGACTGGGCCATCAACGCCACCCGTAAAGCATTATTCAGATACTCAACATTCTAA
- a CDS encoding NIPSNAP family protein, with product MQRRKFLQSSLAATAGLAISINPATAGEKSPAQKEVYEWREYEMRFGSDHKQLENYFKTALIPALNKHGVKTVGVFKEWAPSEPAKVYLLVPYASLDSYLSVNMKVKADADYIKNSADYNSIPADKPVYSRFASSLMIAFDGWPAITVPPGKSRIFELRTYEGYSEDAVRRKIKMFNDGEYPIFQRAKLNPVFFGEVIAGDRQPRLTYMLTCDSMEERKKGWGAFVADPAWKKMVADPQYANTISIIRNTFLVPTEYSQV from the coding sequence ATGCAACGCAGGAAATTCCTCCAATCTTCACTTGCGGCTACCGCAGGCCTGGCCATCAGTATCAACCCCGCCACAGCGGGCGAAAAGTCCCCGGCACAAAAAGAAGTATATGAATGGCGCGAATATGAAATGCGCTTTGGTTCCGATCACAAGCAACTGGAGAATTATTTCAAAACGGCGCTCATTCCTGCATTGAATAAACACGGCGTAAAAACAGTAGGCGTTTTCAAGGAATGGGCCCCATCTGAACCGGCTAAAGTGTATTTGCTGGTGCCCTATGCTTCGCTCGACAGCTACCTGTCCGTAAACATGAAAGTAAAAGCGGACGCGGATTACATCAAAAACAGCGCGGACTATAACAGCATCCCGGCAGACAAGCCCGTTTACAGCCGCTTTGCTTCTTCCCTGATGATCGCCTTCGATGGCTGGCCTGCCATCACCGTGCCGCCCGGCAAGTCCCGGATATTCGAATTAAGAACGTATGAAGGGTATAGCGAGGATGCCGTAAGAAGAAAGATCAAAATGTTTAACGACGGGGAGTACCCTATTTTTCAACGGGCCAAATTGAACCCGGTATTCTTCGGCGAAGTGATTGCCGGCGACCGGCAGCCGCGCCTCACTTACATGCTCACCTGCGACAGTATGGAGGAACGCAAAAAGGGATGGGGTGCTTTCGTGGCCGATCCGGCGTGGAAAAAAATGGTGGCGGATCCGCAGTATGCCAATACGATTTCCATTATACGGAATACCTTTTTGGTGCCGACGGAGTATTCACAGGTGTGA
- a CDS encoding barstar family protein, whose translation MNKRIITLDGNNFSDLAGFYDEVENVLTKDLTWTTGRNFNAFNDLLRGGFGVHEPGEQIMLVWKNSAKSKADLNIPCDGTTVYHVLTDFIKAHWFIEFAER comes from the coding sequence ATGAATAAGAGAATAATAACCCTGGACGGCAATAACTTTTCAGATCTGGCCGGGTTCTACGACGAAGTTGAAAATGTGCTGACAAAAGATCTCACCTGGACCACCGGCCGTAATTTCAACGCATTCAATGACCTGCTGCGCGGCGGGTTTGGTGTTCATGAACCCGGCGAACAGATAATGCTGGTCTGGAAGAACAGCGCAAAAAGCAAAGCGGATTTGAATATACCATGTGACGGAACGACCGTTTATCATGTATTAACCGATTTTATAAAGGCGCATTGGTTCATTGAGTTTGCCGAGCGTTGA
- a CDS encoding SusC/RagA family TonB-linked outer membrane protein, whose product MRSKNLRRALRCILYAVLLVLPGLLRAQSVTIKGAVVDEQGAPAIGVTIAVKAGKTGTATDAEGKFTLNATRGAVLLLTSVNYESTEITVDERTEYRIVLKTKASSLSDVVIVGYGTRKKSDLTGAVGTVRSESLMERPSSSLNQELSGRVTGVNVSSNSGRPGGRANIRIRGYSSINIQNDPLYVIDGVILNVSGLQNGSSPIDYLNPNDIASIEVLKDASSTAIYGARGANGVILVTTKRGTSGGGRVTYDADFGVGTLPKKLGVLNSKEFLQVEETAYQNAQKYDPVGWANGKYTDPKTKRTNPLLFDAQGNPLYDTDWQEESTQKAFTQNHQLAFTNGNDKGSYGAFLNYRNENGLIRGSWQKRYAARFVFDSQIKPWLKVGGTLGYTDQNEKQIDQLGGGGIVTMRQVLEALPIIPVKFPDGSWAGNDDYPGMEGGGNPVQVLEERLYYLRTQTLLGNFYSNITLAKGLELRTTVGANVINQRTDYYGGRDLNYISRSQKGVATITNNRFNSWQFENYLTYNREFNRIHSLNALLGLSWQHVDQFSNAASSQGFSDDYFKYYNLGAGANPQTPSSSGTAYGLNSYFTRINYGLMDKYLVTFTGRMDGSSKFGSNNQYAFFPSAAVAWRVSQEEFMKPASFISNLKLRASYGATGNSEILAYQALAGMGNYDVIFDGVRNPGTGISRMANDELKWEKTLQLDAGFELGLFDNRVSMEFDVYRKKTVDMLLAAPLPTTSGYASITRNIGSMENKGIEFSLNTTNIKTADFSWNTQFNISVNKNRVLALTGGSDIYSGATVIRVGEPVGAFFGRVHLGTWSTQEKDQAAVYKARPGDVKYLDLNNDKQINDNDRTIIGKGIPDGFGTFLNTFTYKNWSLTVDLQYMYGNDVMDRSIHSLEDRQGIANSYKTVLNAWTETNQNTPIAQLRPVPAGYTTNNDSHKVTDASFIRGRNVLLAYVFPASALSAMKLSRLRVYASVQNLFVATKYSGYDPEVSNSGSPFDQGYALYDYPKPRVFMLGLNVAL is encoded by the coding sequence ATGCGATCAAAAAACCTGCGCAGGGCGTTGCGTTGCATTCTGTATGCCGTCCTGCTGGTGCTCCCGGGTTTGCTGCGGGCACAGTCTGTTACCATTAAAGGCGCCGTTGTGGACGAACAGGGCGCACCGGCCATCGGCGTAACGATCGCCGTTAAAGCGGGCAAAACCGGCACCGCTACCGACGCGGAAGGCAAGTTCACGCTCAATGCCACCCGCGGCGCGGTGCTGCTGCTCACCAGCGTCAACTACGAATCCACGGAAATAACGGTGGACGAGCGCACCGAATACCGCATCGTGCTGAAAACAAAGGCCTCAAGCCTGAGCGATGTGGTGATCGTGGGCTACGGTACCCGCAAGAAATCCGACCTCACCGGTGCGGTGGGCACGGTACGGAGCGAATCGCTCATGGAGCGGCCCAGTTCCTCCCTCAACCAGGAGCTGTCCGGGCGCGTGACGGGGGTGAACGTATCGTCCAACTCAGGGCGGCCGGGCGGCAGGGCCAACATCCGCATCCGTGGTTACAGTTCCATCAACATCCAGAACGATCCGCTGTATGTGATCGACGGGGTGATCCTGAATGTTTCCGGCCTCCAGAACGGCAGTTCCCCCATCGACTACCTCAACCCCAACGATATCGCCTCCATCGAAGTGCTGAAAGATGCGTCTTCCACCGCCATCTACGGCGCCCGCGGCGCGAACGGCGTCATCCTCGTGACCACCAAACGCGGCACCTCCGGCGGCGGCAGGGTAACGTACGATGCGGATTTCGGCGTGGGCACGCTGCCGAAGAAACTGGGCGTGCTCAATTCGAAGGAATTCCTCCAGGTGGAAGAAACGGCCTACCAGAACGCGCAGAAATACGACCCGGTAGGCTGGGCCAACGGCAAATACACCGACCCGAAAACCAAACGGACCAACCCGCTGCTGTTCGACGCGCAGGGCAATCCGCTGTACGATACCGACTGGCAGGAAGAGTCCACCCAGAAAGCGTTCACACAGAACCACCAGCTGGCGTTCACCAACGGGAACGACAAAGGCAGCTACGGCGCGTTCCTCAACTACCGTAATGAGAACGGCCTCATCAGGGGCTCGTGGCAGAAAAGGTATGCCGCGCGGTTCGTGTTCGACAGCCAGATCAAACCCTGGCTGAAAGTAGGCGGCACGCTGGGTTATACCGACCAGAACGAAAAGCAGATCGACCAGCTGGGCGGCGGCGGCATCGTAACGATGCGGCAGGTGCTCGAAGCGCTGCCCATCATCCCCGTTAAATTCCCAGACGGCTCATGGGCCGGGAACGACGACTACCCCGGCATGGAAGGCGGCGGCAACCCGGTGCAGGTGCTGGAAGAGCGGCTGTACTACCTCCGCACGCAAACCCTGTTGGGTAATTTCTATTCCAACATCACGCTTGCCAAAGGCCTCGAGCTGCGGACCACCGTCGGCGCCAACGTCATCAACCAGCGCACGGATTATTACGGCGGGCGCGACCTGAACTATATCTCCCGCTCGCAGAAAGGGGTGGCGACGATCACCAACAACCGCTTCAATTCCTGGCAGTTCGAGAACTATCTTACCTATAACAGGGAATTCAACCGCATCCACTCGCTGAACGCCCTGCTGGGGCTCTCATGGCAGCATGTGGACCAGTTCAGCAATGCGGCCAGTTCCCAGGGCTTCAGCGACGACTATTTCAAATATTACAACCTGGGCGCCGGCGCCAACCCGCAAACGCCTTCGTCCAGCGGTACCGCCTACGGGCTGAACTCGTATTTCACGCGGATCAACTACGGGTTGATGGACAAATACCTGGTCACCTTCACGGGCCGTATGGACGGTTCTTCCAAATTCGGCAGCAACAACCAATACGCGTTCTTTCCGTCCGCCGCGGTTGCCTGGCGCGTATCGCAGGAAGAGTTCATGAAACCCGCGTCTTTCATTTCCAACCTGAAACTGCGCGCCAGCTACGGCGCTACCGGCAACTCCGAGATCCTGGCTTACCAGGCGCTGGCCGGTATGGGTAATTACGATGTGATCTTCGACGGGGTGCGCAATCCCGGTACCGGCATCAGCCGCATGGCGAACGACGAGCTGAAATGGGAAAAAACGCTGCAGCTCGACGCGGGTTTCGAGCTCGGCCTGTTCGACAACCGCGTGTCGATGGAGTTCGACGTGTACCGCAAAAAGACGGTAGACATGCTGCTGGCCGCGCCATTGCCCACCACCAGCGGGTACGCCAGCATCACCCGCAACATCGGGAGCATGGAGAACAAGGGGATAGAATTTTCGCTCAATACCACCAACATCAAAACCGCCGATTTTTCCTGGAACACGCAGTTCAACATTTCCGTGAATAAGAACAGGGTGCTGGCGCTCACCGGCGGCAGCGACATCTATTCCGGGGCCACCGTTATCCGCGTGGGAGAACCTGTGGGCGCATTCTTCGGCAGGGTGCACCTCGGCACCTGGAGCACGCAGGAGAAAGACCAGGCGGCCGTGTATAAAGCCCGCCCCGGTGATGTGAAGTACCTCGACCTGAACAACGACAAACAGATCAACGACAACGACCGCACCATCATCGGCAAAGGCATCCCCGACGGGTTCGGCACTTTCCTGAACACTTTCACGTATAAGAACTGGTCGCTGACCGTAGACCTGCAATACATGTACGGCAACGACGTGATGGACCGGAGCATCCACTCGCTGGAAGACCGGCAGGGCATCGCCAACAGCTACAAAACCGTGCTGAACGCGTGGACGGAAACCAACCAGAACACGCCCATCGCGCAGCTCCGCCCCGTGCCCGCGGGTTACACCACCAACAACGACAGCCACAAGGTGACCGACGCTTCTTTCATCCGCGGCCGCAACGTGCTGCTCGCGTATGTATTCCCCGCCTCCGCCCTTTCCGCCATGAAGCTGAGCCGGCTGCGGGTGTACGCCTCCGTGCAGAACCTTTTCGTGGCCACCAAATACAGCGGGTACGACCCGGAAGTGTCCAACTCCGGCTCTCCCTTCGACCAGGGTTACGCCCTCTACGATTACCCCAAGCCGCGGGTATTTATGCTGGGGCTGAACGTGGCACTGTAA
- a CDS encoding RagB/SusD family nutrient uptake outer membrane protein, which produces MKTNIKNTLLGWAAGAMLLTGCSKFLDEKDPSNFTVDQYYKTAEHARSGVNAIYASMREPTVSGFGGGAWMMTEFATGLAATDLGQAVNSYFVKDLINTPDNGYGRSYWVNYYRGIANANLAIEKIPGINMDETERKKLLGEARFLRAWYYFSLVRMFGNIPLILKPVDLNSPELKPVQATVEEVYAAIDADLKEAEAAGLKWADVSGKVSMGAVKALMAQVYLTMAGHPLQKGAPYYELAAKKAEEVIDSKQFSLFTTYADLHNPAKKNTGENIFMMQFRTQIIASSWQVSILPYNKNISAYSDETGGIYANIDFIKAFDPADLRVKEKQFFYTSYTSESDRNKKVELGGYYLWKHFDETAQLTTANSDLNWSIIRYADVLLTYAEAANEATGPSAKAYAALKQIRDRAQLPELSGLSKEQFREAVWRERWFELCYENTTWFDMVRLRKAFNVGTKQFEPYVGHKFSYGPVVSEKELLFPIPSQEILDNPNLKQNKGY; this is translated from the coding sequence ATGAAAACGAACATAAAAAATACGCTGCTGGGATGGGCCGCAGGCGCGATGTTACTCACCGGCTGCTCCAAGTTCCTCGACGAAAAGGATCCCAGCAACTTCACCGTAGACCAGTATTATAAAACGGCCGAACATGCCCGGAGCGGCGTGAACGCCATCTACGCCTCCATGCGGGAGCCCACCGTCAGCGGTTTCGGCGGCGGCGCGTGGATGATGACGGAGTTCGCCACCGGCCTGGCCGCCACCGATCTCGGGCAGGCCGTGAACAGCTACTTCGTGAAAGATCTCATCAACACGCCCGATAACGGTTACGGCCGTTCGTACTGGGTGAACTATTACCGCGGCATCGCCAACGCCAACCTCGCCATCGAGAAAATACCCGGCATCAATATGGATGAAACCGAACGTAAAAAACTGCTCGGGGAGGCGCGTTTCCTGCGGGCCTGGTATTATTTCAGCCTGGTGCGCATGTTCGGCAACATTCCCCTCATCCTGAAACCCGTAGACCTCAACTCCCCCGAGCTGAAACCGGTACAGGCCACGGTGGAAGAAGTATACGCCGCCATCGACGCGGACCTGAAGGAAGCCGAAGCCGCCGGCCTCAAATGGGCGGACGTTTCCGGCAAGGTCAGCATGGGCGCGGTAAAAGCCCTCATGGCGCAGGTGTACCTGACCATGGCCGGGCACCCTTTGCAGAAAGGCGCTCCGTACTATGAACTGGCGGCCAAGAAAGCGGAAGAAGTGATCGATTCGAAACAGTTCTCCCTGTTCACCACGTACGCCGACCTGCACAATCCCGCGAAGAAAAACACGGGCGAGAATATCTTCATGATGCAGTTCCGCACGCAGATCATCGCGTCGAGCTGGCAGGTATCCATTCTGCCGTACAACAAGAACATCTCCGCGTACTCCGATGAAACCGGCGGCATCTACGCCAACATCGATTTCATCAAAGCGTTCGACCCGGCGGATTTACGGGTGAAGGAGAAACAGTTTTTCTATACGTCTTACACCTCCGAATCCGACCGGAACAAAAAAGTAGAGCTCGGCGGGTATTACCTCTGGAAACACTTCGACGAAACCGCCCAGCTCACCACCGCCAACAGCGACCTCAACTGGAGCATCATCCGGTATGCGGACGTGCTGCTCACCTACGCCGAAGCCGCCAACGAGGCCACCGGCCCCAGCGCGAAAGCCTACGCCGCCCTCAAGCAGATCAGGGACCGGGCACAGTTGCCCGAACTGAGCGGCCTCAGCAAGGAGCAGTTCCGCGAAGCCGTGTGGCGTGAACGCTGGTTCGAGCTGTGTTACGAAAACACCACCTGGTTCGACATGGTGCGGTTGCGGAAGGCGTTCAATGTGGGCACCAAACAATTCGAACCGTACGTGGGCCATAAATTCTCGTACGGGCCGGTGGTATCGGAAAAAGAGCTGCTCTTCCCCATACCCTCGCAGGAAATTCTGGATAACCCCAATCTGAAACAGAATAAAGGTTACTGA